A region of Mesorhizobium sp. AR02 DNA encodes the following proteins:
- a CDS encoding oxidoreductase yields the protein MSKVWLITGSARGLGRDITEAALAAGNSVVATARDVGRLADLESRYPGQLRGFALDVTDATAAQAAVDFALETFGRLDVLVNNAGFGHISPFEQTEEADFRAQIDTNLYGVVNLTRAAIPAMRARRSGHIINISSVGGRVGTAGLSAYQAAKWAVGGFTEVLALELAPFGVKIIAVEPGGMRTDWGATAMANAPALLPDYEPTVGAILGMLKAYAGNAIGDPKKVADVVVDLTKRDSLPAHLILGSDALHVFAQAEAARQQAAKEWAPVSTSIDIEGVDLSFLSRGSQS from the coding sequence ATGTCGAAAGTCTGGCTGATTACCGGCAGCGCCCGCGGACTCGGGCGCGATATTACCGAGGCGGCCCTTGCCGCAGGCAACAGCGTCGTGGCGACGGCCCGCGATGTCGGTCGCCTCGCCGATCTCGAAAGCCGCTACCCCGGGCAGTTGCGCGGCTTTGCGCTCGACGTTACCGACGCCACCGCCGCGCAGGCCGCGGTGGACTTTGCCCTGGAGACGTTCGGCCGCCTGGACGTGCTCGTCAACAATGCCGGCTTCGGCCATATCAGCCCCTTCGAGCAGACCGAAGAGGCGGATTTCCGGGCGCAGATCGACACCAATCTCTACGGCGTCGTCAATCTCACCCGCGCCGCGATCCCGGCCATGCGCGCCCGGCGCTCGGGCCACATCATCAACATTTCCTCGGTCGGCGGCCGCGTCGGCACGGCGGGGCTGAGCGCCTATCAGGCGGCCAAATGGGCGGTTGGCGGCTTCACTGAAGTCCTGGCGCTGGAGCTTGCCCCGTTCGGCGTCAAGATAATCGCGGTCGAGCCGGGCGGCATGCGCACCGACTGGGGAGCAACCGCCATGGCCAACGCCCCGGCCTTGCTGCCCGACTATGAGCCAACCGTCGGCGCCATCCTCGGCATGCTCAAGGCCTATGCCGGCAACGCCATCGGTGATCCGAAAAAGGTGGCTGACGTCGTCGTCGATCTCACCAAGCGTGACAGCTTGCCCGCTCACCTGATCCTTGGCAGCGATGCCTTGCATGTCTTTGCCCAGGCGGAAGCGGCGCGCCAGCAGGCGGCGAAGGAATGGGCGCCGGTCAGCACCTCCATCGATATCGAAGGCGTCGACCTGTCGTTCCTGTCGCGAGGGAGCCAGTCATGA
- a CDS encoding TetR/AcrR family transcriptional regulator — protein sequence MARPLSEEKRDAILASAATLVATLGTGAATAKIARDAGLSEGTLFNYFASKDELLNQLYLEIKADLGKALLTAYPSQASLRERCRHVWNNFIDWGAKYQMKRKAMRQLSVSERITEQSRQQGNAGFGDINTMIEESLADGGPKGCSMAFAGGIFEALAETTLEFIARDPRQREQYKEAGFAFFWNGISK from the coding sequence ATGGCCCGCCCCCTCAGCGAAGAAAAGCGCGACGCAATCCTGGCATCGGCCGCCACCCTGGTGGCGACGCTCGGCACCGGCGCGGCCACGGCAAAGATCGCCAGGGATGCCGGCCTCTCCGAAGGCACGCTCTTCAATTACTTCGCCAGCAAGGATGAGCTGCTCAACCAGCTCTACCTCGAGATCAAGGCCGATCTCGGCAAGGCCCTGCTGACAGCCTATCCGTCGCAGGCCAGCTTGCGCGAGCGCTGCCGTCACGTCTGGAATAACTTCATCGACTGGGGAGCGAAATACCAGATGAAGCGCAAGGCCATGCGCCAGCTCAGCGTCTCCGAGCGGATCACGGAACAGAGCAGGCAACAGGGCAACGCGGGGTTCGGCGACATCAACACCATGATCGAGGAAAGCCTTGCCGACGGCGGCCCGAAGGGCTGCTCGATGGCTTTTGCCGGAGGCATTTTCGAGGCGCTGGCGGAGACAACGCTCGAATTCATCGCCCGCGATCCCCGGCAACGCGAACAGTACAAGGAGGCCGGCTTCGCGTTTTTCTGGAACGGCATCTCGAAGTAG
- a CDS encoding AI-2E family transporter has protein sequence MVANRRNGTASAPQGLDDILAAAAPHPRTSLPNVATTVTTVAALYFGREVFLPIAIALLLTFALAPLVSALKRVGIPRIAAVIACVLGAFAALALFSFIVATQVSELAQNIPVYQTNILAKIRSLKETGVGGGIITRLSSVVERVGQEINRQDASLPAATPDKPPREPVPVEIVSRERPLEVLQNIVGPLISPLGSAGLIIVVVIFMLLEREDLRDRFIRLVGYGDLHRTTEALRDAGKRVGRYLLMQLVVNIVYAIPITVGLWILGIPNALLWGLLALALRFVPYIGPVIGALLPLFLALAVAPGWSLVLWTAALFVVMELVTGNVVEPWLYGSRTGLSPLAIIVAAIFWTWLWGPLGLVLSTPLTVCLVVLGRHVPQFEFLDVLFGNEPVLEPHARLYQRLLAGDPEEATDHAEEMLEEKYLVEFYDKVAIPALLLGERDRVRGVMGDLQRRQVAASALALVANLEDDAKEEAAEDESPHVAGEAGDHADATDEDEADLPDGTGMSVLCAGGRGELDDAAAAMLAQVLEVQGATAPKAGFADMEPASIRGLALETIDTVVVGFLNRDSVKHARFLVRRLKRAKAALRVGIVFWSEAGNDDKESAAKLAHDINADFVAHGMVDAVTGALSNEPPVALKLVAKRRARRQRAAPRKVAAAAAG, from the coding sequence ATAGTGGCCAATCGTCGAAACGGCACGGCGTCGGCGCCTCAAGGGCTGGACGACATTCTTGCGGCCGCCGCGCCCCATCCGCGAACCTCGTTGCCCAATGTGGCGACCACCGTCACGACGGTGGCGGCGCTCTATTTCGGGCGCGAGGTTTTCCTGCCGATCGCCATCGCGCTGCTTTTGACCTTCGCGCTGGCGCCGCTTGTCTCGGCGCTCAAACGGGTCGGCATTCCCCGGATTGCCGCTGTCATTGCCTGCGTGCTCGGCGCTTTCGCGGCACTGGCCCTGTTCAGCTTCATCGTCGCCACGCAGGTCAGCGAACTGGCGCAGAACATCCCGGTCTACCAAACCAACATCCTGGCCAAGATCCGGTCGCTCAAGGAAACCGGCGTCGGGGGCGGGATCATCACCAGATTGAGCAGCGTGGTCGAGCGTGTCGGCCAGGAGATCAACCGGCAGGATGCGTCGCTACCGGCCGCCACCCCCGACAAGCCGCCGCGTGAGCCGGTGCCGGTCGAGATCGTCTCGCGCGAGAGGCCGCTCGAAGTCCTGCAGAACATCGTCGGCCCGCTGATCAGCCCGCTCGGATCGGCGGGGCTGATCATCGTCGTCGTCATCTTCATGCTGCTCGAGCGGGAGGATCTGCGCGACCGCTTCATCCGGCTTGTCGGTTACGGCGACCTTCACCGCACCACAGAGGCGCTTCGCGATGCGGGAAAAAGGGTCGGCCGCTATCTGCTGATGCAGTTGGTCGTCAACATCGTCTACGCCATACCGATTACGGTCGGGCTGTGGATCCTCGGCATTCCCAATGCCCTGCTTTGGGGGCTGCTGGCGCTGGCGCTGCGTTTCGTTCCCTATATCGGCCCGGTCATCGGCGCGCTGCTGCCGTTGTTCCTGGCGCTGGCCGTGGCGCCCGGCTGGTCGCTTGTCCTGTGGACGGCCGCCCTGTTCGTGGTGATGGAACTGGTCACCGGCAACGTCGTCGAACCCTGGCTTTACGGGTCGCGAACCGGACTGTCGCCGCTGGCGATCATCGTTGCGGCGATCTTCTGGACGTGGCTCTGGGGGCCGCTCGGGCTGGTGCTGTCGACGCCGCTCACCGTCTGCCTGGTGGTGCTGGGCAGGCACGTGCCGCAGTTTGAATTCCTCGACGTGCTGTTTGGCAACGAGCCGGTGCTCGAACCGCATGCGCGACTTTACCAACGTCTGTTGGCCGGTGATCCGGAGGAGGCCACCGACCATGCCGAGGAGATGCTCGAGGAAAAATATCTGGTCGAATTCTACGACAAGGTCGCCATTCCGGCCCTTCTGCTGGGCGAGCGGGACCGTGTGCGCGGCGTCATGGGCGACCTGCAAAGACGGCAAGTGGCGGCCAGTGCGCTCGCGCTGGTGGCCAATCTCGAAGACGATGCGAAAGAGGAAGCAGCCGAGGACGAAAGCCCGCACGTGGCCGGAGAAGCCGGCGACCATGCCGATGCCACCGACGAGGACGAGGCCGACCTGCCCGACGGCACCGGTATGTCGGTGCTTTGCGCCGGCGGGCGAGGGGAACTCGACGATGCAGCCGCGGCGATGCTGGCGCAGGTGCTGGAAGTCCAGGGGGCGACCGCGCCGAAGGCGGGCTTTGCCGACATGGAACCGGCAAGCATCCGCGGCCTCGCGCTCGAAACCATCGACACCGTGGTGGTCGGCTTCCTGAACCGCGATTCCGTCAAGCACGCCCGCTTCCTGGTTCGGCGGCTGAAGCGGGCGAAGGCAGCGCTTCGGGTAGGCATCGTGTTCTGGTCGGAGGCCGGCAACGACGACAAGGAGTCCGCCGCCAAGCTCGCCCATGACATCAACGCGGACTTCGTCGCGCACGGCATGGTCGACGCGGTGACGGGCGCGCTGTCGAACGAGCCGCCGGTGGCGCTCAAGCTGGTTGCCAAACGGCGCGCGAGACGGCAGCGGGCGGCGCCTAGGAAGGTGGCGGCGGCTGCAGCGGGTTAG
- a CDS encoding VOC family protein yields MLNAIHHVALICTDYDRSRRFYIELLGLDLIREVYREERQSWKADLRIGPVQLELFSFPAPAMRPSHPEATGLRHLAFAVANLDPVIMRLEAAGVAVEPIRIDPYTDQRFTFFSDPDGLPLELYEAP; encoded by the coding sequence ATGCTGAACGCCATTCACCACGTCGCGCTGATCTGCACCGACTACGACCGGTCGCGACGGTTCTACATAGAACTCCTCGGACTCGATTTGATCCGGGAGGTCTATCGGGAGGAGCGGCAGTCATGGAAGGCGGATTTGCGGATCGGGCCCGTCCAGCTGGAATTGTTCTCCTTCCCTGCACCGGCAATGCGGCCGTCCCATCCAGAGGCGACAGGCCTGAGACATCTGGCATTTGCCGTGGCGAATCTTGATCCCGTAATTATGCGCCTGGAAGCCGCCGGCGTTGCCGTTGAGCCAATCCGGATCGACCCATACACAGACCAACGGTTTACCTTTTTCAGCGACCCAGATGGATTGCCGCTGGAACTCTACGAAGCGCCGTAA
- a CDS encoding dihydrofolate reductase family protein — MARLVFGMNQSLDGYVDHTGFAPGPALFRHFIEEAERQAGSVYGRQIYEIMRYWDDDRPEWNADEHAFAAAWRKQPKWVVSRTLKSVGPNARLVEGDLESAIRALKAERDGEIEVAGPGLARSLTDLGLIDEYRIYLHPVVLGGGKPYFAGPRPPLRLTAHDRMGGDVIRLTYVPA, encoded by the coding sequence ATGGCCAGGCTTGTGTTCGGAATGAACCAGTCGCTGGACGGTTACGTCGACCATACGGGATTCGCGCCAGGCCCTGCGCTGTTTCGCCACTTCATCGAGGAGGCGGAGCGACAGGCGGGCAGTGTGTACGGTCGCCAAATTTATGAGATCATGCGTTACTGGGACGATGATCGTCCCGAATGGAATGCGGATGAGCACGCCTTCGCGGCGGCGTGGCGCAAGCAGCCGAAATGGGTCGTCTCGCGCACGTTGAAATCGGTCGGCCCTAACGCGCGGCTTGTCGAGGGTGATCTGGAGAGCGCGATCCGCGCGCTCAAGGCCGAGCGCGACGGGGAGATCGAAGTTGCCGGCCCGGGCCTGGCGCGAAGCCTCACAGACCTTGGCCTGATCGACGAGTATCGGATCTATCTGCACCCCGTCGTGCTTGGTGGCGGCAAGCCATATTTCGCCGGACCCCGGCCGCCGCTCCGTCTCACTGCTCATGATCGGATGGGCGGGGACGTGATCAGGTTGACTTACGTTCCTGCTTGA
- a CDS encoding tyrosine-type recombinase/integrase, protein MATLSTDAPISPLRQRMQHDMLMRGLGSHTQQDYVRHVRRFAVFLGRSPDTATAEDIRRFQLHQHESGVGPATINGAVSALRFLFLVTLKRRDLARALVIMRYQRKLPDVLSVEEAARLLEAAPGIKYKAALGVAYGAGLRVSEVAHLKVDDIDSTRMLIRVEQGKGRRDRNAMLSPQLLELLRLWWREGRRRGVMLPHGWLLPGRSCTAPISSRQLHRAVQEAAEVAGIRKRVSPHTLRHSFATHLLEQDVDIRVIQVLLGHSKLDTTALYTKVSTRTIHAVAGPLDRLMALMEHKTPPG, encoded by the coding sequence ATGGCTACCCTGTCGACCGATGCACCAATCTCTCCGCTTCGCCAGCGCATGCAGCACGACATGCTCATGCGTGGCCTGGGCTCCCATACCCAGCAGGACTACGTTCGTCACGTCCGGCGCTTCGCTGTGTTCCTTGGCCGCTCGCCGGACACTGCGACGGCTGAGGACATCCGCCGATTCCAGCTGCATCAGCATGAGAGCGGCGTCGGCCCTGCGACGATCAATGGCGCGGTCTCGGCATTGCGGTTCCTGTTCCTCGTGACGCTGAAGCGGCGGGATCTGGCGCGCGCGCTGGTGATTATGAGGTATCAGCGCAAGCTGCCCGACGTGCTGAGCGTGGAGGAAGCGGCGCGGCTGCTCGAAGCGGCGCCAGGCATCAAGTACAAGGCCGCGCTCGGTGTCGCCTATGGCGCTGGTCTGCGCGTGTCCGAGGTCGCGCACCTCAAGGTCGACGACATCGATAGCACACGCATGCTGATCCGCGTTGAACAGGGCAAGGGACGCAGGGACCGCAACGCCATGCTCTCGCCGCAACTTCTGGAACTGCTGCGGCTGTGGTGGCGCGAAGGCAGGCGGCGCGGGGTGATGCTCCCGCATGGCTGGCTGCTCCCAGGGCGCAGCTGCACGGCGCCGATCTCGTCGCGGCAACTGCATCGCGCGGTCCAGGAAGCAGCCGAAGTCGCCGGCATCCGCAAGCGCGTCAGCCCGCACACGCTGCGCCACAGCTTCGCCACTCATCTGCTCGAACAGGATGTCGACATCCGCGTCATCCAGGTGCTGCTTGGCCACAGCAAGCTCGATACCACCGCGCTCTACACCAAGGTCTCGACGCGGACGATCCATGCGGTCGCAGGGCCGCTCGACCGGCTGATGGCGCTGATGGAACACAAGACGCCGCCCGGCTGA